The genomic interval CGGAGCTTGGGACCATCCGCTCGCTGAACCTCGTGAAGGCGCCGCAGGCCACCCTCGACTCCTGCGTCTTCCAGAAGACGACGGCCCTGAAGGACCTCTTCCTCGGCCCGAGCGACCTCGACGATCTCAGCCCGATAGCGCACCTTACGCGCCTCGAGACGCTGCGTGCGTCGATCAACCACGTGTCGGATCTCAAGCCCCTCGAGAAGCTCGTGCTGCTCGACAGGCTCGATCTCGGGCGCACCTACGTGCGGGACATCAAGCCCCTCGAGAACCTCGTCAACCTGACGGAGCTCGAGCTCGATGATACCCAAGTGTCGGATATTTCACCGCTTGCCAAAGCCAAGAAACTCGAGCGGCTGAGCATTCGGCGCACCCTCGTGACCGACGTCTCGCCCCTCAAGGACCTCTTGAAGCTCAAGTACCTCTACGTCGAGGGCTCCGCCGTGACCGACATCTCGCCCCTCCAGCCCGCGATCGGACGCGGGCTGAAGATCGTCTCCAAGGGCGACAAGTAGGCTTTCCGCGCATGCGTCGTCGTCCCGGCGAACCGCGGGCGACGACGCGCGTGACTTACGGCTGCTCGGCGGCGACCCACTTGCGAATGCCTTCGACCACGGGGTGGTTCGACGGCACGCCCTTCAAGGGATGCTGGGTGTTGCCTTTGCCCTGCGGGTTCGTGATGAGCAGGCTGTTCTCGCGGTTCGCGAAGTCGATCCACTGACGGGCCTGGGCGCACGCCGCCTTCTCGTCGCTGTCGAGCGCGCGAAGGTCCATCGCCTGCGTCGCGACGACCTCGGTGGGCGTGACCCCCGAGTCGGGCGAGTCCTCGCCGCCCATGTGGCAGCTCACGCACGCGGCAGGGGGCGTGCCGCCATCGGGGAACGAGGCGGCGTCGAGCTGCGGGTCGGGGATCGTGTCGATGAACGTTCGGAACGCCGGCACCGCCGACGAGCGAAAGAGATCGAGCGCCGTGCACTCGCGGTTCGGCGCCTTGCCCGGGGTGGTCGAGAAGGCCTGGAGGACGAGCTTGAGCTGCGTGTCGCCCGCGACGTTGAGCAGGACGAGGCCGCCCCCGAAGAGCTCCTTCCTCGTGCCGGCGGGCACCTCGAGCTTGCCCTCGAAGCCCGCGTTCTTCGGGTCGACCTTGACTCGCCCGACCTTCGGGATCTGGACGAAGAAGGGCGACTCGATGGTCACGTTGGTGGTCGGCCCCGCGAGGATCTTCATGCCCGAGAGCGTGAGCACGGAGCCGTCGCGGGCGGCGACGAGCTCGAGGGTCGTGCCGGCGAGCGCCGGATCGACGTCCTTGAGGTCGATCGCGTTGGCGCCGAGCACGACGGTGAAGGGTTTGGTGGCGGGCAGCTTCTGGGCTCCCACCTCGGCCGCGATCCACTCGCGGACCTTGGCCTTGAGGTCCGGGGTCGCGTCGAGCGATGGACCGTCGTGGGCGGCTTGGGAGAGCAGCGTGCTGTCGTCCGGATCTTTCGTGACCGGCAAGATGCCGCGGAAGGCCTTGATCGACGCGTAGGAGTCGGGCTCGGCGAGCCACTTCGGCGCGCCGTTGTAGACGCCCTTGATGTGGCACACGCCGTCCTTCGCGCCGCACCGGTTCACGAGGCTCGGCTCGATCTGGCGAAAGAGCGCCTCGGCGTTTTGTGCCGATGCGTCTTGGCCGTCTCCGCCCGGGTCGTCGCTCCCGCAGCCCGTCCCCACGAGGGTGCCGAGGGCCATCGAGGCGGCGGCGACGGGCAGGATGATCGCAAAGGCTCTACGAAAAGGCGTCATACGAAGCTCCTAGGCCCCCGCCCCGAGGCGCGGCGAGGTTTCCCAATTCTTTCGAGTCTTTCGGTCATGCGCAAGGTGGTTTGCGCCCCCCGATGTGTCAGGGTTTCACACCTGCGCCGAAGTTGACGCCGTCGACGCATGCCCCGACCACGTCGACGAAGGCGGCGTCGGCGCGGTT from Myxococcales bacterium carries:
- a CDS encoding leucine-rich repeat domain-containing protein, whose product is MRASSIACVVFGAALALAACDDPKKDPPKGAASASPSASAPPAVASAPSAAPSAPSEPPKPKAPVVCSEGPMLDTKDAGLAEEIRRKLGKKPGEAVKVSELGTIRSLNLVKAPQATLDSCVFQKTTALKDLFLGPSDLDDLSPIAHLTRLETLRASINHVSDLKPLEKLVLLDRLDLGRTYVRDIKPLENLVNLTELELDDTQVSDISPLAKAKKLERLSIRRTLVTDVSPLKDLLKLKYLYVEGSAVTDISPLQPAIGRGLKIVSKGDK